In Tenrec ecaudatus isolate mTenEca1 chromosome 9, mTenEca1.hap1, whole genome shotgun sequence, the DNA window gaaagggtcatggcagtaggaaggttgagaaccactgatctagattgATCTTGACTGATCAGACTGCTCAAAACAGTCTTCACTAAAAAACTTTCGGGGATACCTATGTTTGGTTTCAGGTttcaagatgatctcagggccctgggctcaggggttcatctagcctccatggctccagaaagtctggagtccctgagaatttgaacttctgatccATATAATCCCTGTTTAGATCAGGATTCCTGTAGTGTCTTTGAGGAATCAGCTGTTCGGTAATGGTCGCTGTGCACGCTccagttctggtctcatggcaaagggggCAGTTGTTCATGGAGTTAGCCAGCTACcccttccattcctcctcctatgcccgactctcctcctccctctgctaCTCCCACAGAGCGTCTTTTGTGACTGAGTGCTCTAGATGCCTTGCCTCAGTCACCCCTCACAGACTGCACAGCAGGCCTGTGGGTACTCATGAATCTGAGCTTAGAGAAAATTACTTCATTGCCCTGCGCCtgaaaaggagggagaaaatgtgcCTGTTTGACAGGACTGACAGCAGCTGTAAACGAAATGAGGCCTGTAAAGCATGTGTCAGCACAGTATCTTCCTGACCAGTAAATCTCAGTGAGGGTTACTCCATCTTTAAGATTCCCatgttacagatgagaaaacctgTGCTCAGAGAAGTTAAGTTACTGCTCTAAGATCACACAACGAGTCAGTCTCCAAACTCACTACAGAATTCTGCCTTCCTCCTGAAACAATGGAGGCCAGGCAGGGATCTCTCCAGATCCTGAGTCTTACTGCTTTGGGGAGAGGTAGGGAGGATCTGCTGAAGCAGGAACAAACTTTAGTGGTCTCCAGATGCTCTACGGATCCCCTCTtactggaagcttctcctgacttacaTGGTTACAAGGGCGGAAGAACCCCAAAGCAGCAGGTCaggcagcaggctgctggctcgcagggttttgggggttgttgttattgttaggtgttctCGAGCcggctccgactcacagtgaccttatgtaccaTAGAACGGAACGCGGCCCCGTCCTGGACCAGTCTCACAATAGCTGCtaaggttgagcccattgttgctgccactgtgttaattcatctcactgagggtcttctttttcactgacaccactttaccaagcacgatactCTCCTCTTGGGGCTATtgtctcctcataacatgtccaaagtacacaagataaAAGTCTAGACATCGTCCCTTCTACAGAGCATCCTGgttttacttctttcaagacaatttgatttgttcttctggaagtccatggtatagtcaatatgtttgccaatgccataattcaaaatgGAAGCTAACAAATCCCAAAATCGGCAAGTCAGATgaaaggctgctggctcaagtccccAGACCAGGAGGTCAGAGGATGACAAATCAGATACAGGATCAAGAAAGGGTAGGCTTTGCCAAAACATCTACAGCTGTTGGATGCAGGCCATTCCCACAAGGGAATAAATGCCTCTTCCAATGGATTGACcactcacatcagatcacaaaatggagactgTTTACTTAGTGTTTATCAAACCACTAAGAAGCATGACCTAAACAGATGGACACAACCAGTTAAGAGTCCAGAGCCAGGTCATGGGTGGTCTTGTAGCCTGTAGGAGAAGATGGAAGGGAAATAGAAAGCTAGACAGGACCCTGGTCCCAAGGTAGCTTCAAGGCTAACCATCCTGGGAAGATATTATCTAGGGGCTGAGAGGTTCAGGGGCCAAGGAAGAACGCCCTGTGGGAGGGCCCTGAGGGAGAAGGGTGGAAGGATACCTACTGTATGATGACATGAGGAAGCCCGTGTTCACCTTCTTTGTAGCGCTGAAGTTGGGTTCAAGTTCATTTCCCTTGGGGTCAAATTTGCGGCGGTGGATGCTGCTGGGCTGGACATACAACACGTAGTAGCGTTCCTGTGGTCCGGCAGAGAGAGAATGAGGAGGCTGCCATCACTGTGCTCACCTCAACACACAACTCCCCTGGGCTCTGGGCGTGGCCCTCCTCAACCTCACCTTAACCCTCAAGTCCCACCTCAGCTCTAAAAAATATTCAAGCTGGGCTGATGTCCCCCATtcaaatattcattcatttattcattcatgtgTTCAGTAGAGCAcacaatgagccctggtggtgtagtgggttgcatgttgggctgctgaccacaaggtcagcggttcgaaatcaccagccactctataggagaaagtggaggctttctactcctggaagcagTTACACTctatgaaactcacagggggcagttttactctgtcctacaggcctggtatgagtcagaatctactagatGGCTGCGAGTTGAGGTTTAGAGGTCCATAGTAGGGTGGGCACAAGGCCTGCACATGACCAGGATAGAAAGTACATGCAAAAATCCATGAGCCAAGCACAAAGCATGAAGCACCCCGAACACCATAAAGCAGAAGTGGATACAGCCAACGTGTCATGGGAAAGGTACTGAGAAAGACCTTGGGCCCAGTGGCCCCTCTGCCTCTTCCAACAGATTCATGACCTGGAACAAATCACTCCCAGCCTCCCAAGCTCCAGGATCCTCTGCGAGCCAGGGGTGAAGTGATGGCTACCCTTAGGAATGCTGCAAGGCTTCAATGGGATCCTGGGGAGGAGCAAGCACGGTGTTAAGCGGGAAGCGAACCCTAGCTGCTATTTGCCGGCTAGTCTAACAAGAAAAGGCCAATGCATGATGCCAGCAGACTGATGAAGAGATGCCCACTTCCTGGGAGAGCTGAGGAAGGTGAAGTCTCAGAGAGCAGAGAGACCTGCAAGTGCAGAGGTAAGGGACTAGAATAGATATTAAACACAAGACAGGTACACAGAAATCTAGAGTCCCACCTACAGTGGAGCGCCTTGAGCCACTTGGCCAAGACCTGGGGAAGCCGAGGCTAGGAAGGCAAGCGTGATCAGTTGGAGGCAGATCCCCAGTTGGCATTGGGAGCTTATCTGGTAAATAAGAAGGAATCCTTCGGAGCAGCAAAGACCCCAGAGGGTCTCTCAGGAAACAAGTTGGCAACAGGGCAGGAATGAGCTTTGGAGCGAGGGGCAGTCAGAAGGGGTAGGTCGGAGAGCCCATCACGACGGACTGGCGTTCCTGAGGATCTAGCCGAGGTGAGTGGATATGGATGAGGGAGGTCAGGAATGGCCAAGGGAGGAGCTCGACCTGACTGGACATTGCTTTTTTAGCTCTAGCTTCACCAAGAAACTTGGAGGAAGCAAGTTTGGAGCGGGCTGAGGAGAGCACCCTGCCTGCCTGGGCACAAGTCAGCCCTAGCAGAAGTTCGGCCTCAGCATGGGCGTGCACATGGACTCTCCTGAGAAGGTTGGCTCAGGACTCCAGATTGGCATGGCCAGGAAGGGCGAAGCAAAGCATTTCTTGGCATCAAAGTagtggggggctgggagggggggcgTTCTCATGGGGTAGAGAGAAAGGCTCTGGGTAGCACCATTGGCCACCTTGACAGGGTGCTACTATCAACGAGTCACCTTGTCAACATATCCGGGTCATGCCATGGGGTGGCGCGGACACTCAGAACAAGCAGCATCCGCTGGAGGCAGCCGTTCAGTTGGCGCTCTGGGTTGGGATTCTATTTGGCAGACAGGCAGGGATCCTTTGGCGCAGCAACGAGCGACAGCAAAGAGATGGCTGTGTAAGATGTCACCTTGGACATGAGAGAGAGCAACAGTGGCAGGGGCTCCAAGGAGATGGGAAGTCACTAACTGTCAACAACGGAGAGGTCACATGAAGCGTGGAAATAAAAGCCCAGAAAACAGCAGCCCTCTCCCATAGTCCCTGCCACCAATGTGCACCCAGTGGAGATCCAGGTCCACACAGGTGACCTGCTTTGTAAACGCCCAACATTCTTAGATGCCCAGTCGCAAACAGCAATGAAAAAAGATGAGTCGGTGCCAAGAGCCGCCCTGCTTCTATAGAGCTGCAAACAACAAACGTAGCGGTACATTTATGATAACCCACTCCCAAGGGCTGGCATGCGCACAACTGCCCAGGATCAGAGCTGGTACCCAGGAGGGGTGAGGTCGTTGGTTGCCCTCTCTGACCTTGCCTGCTACTTTGAGGCAGTGGGAAGTACCAGGCCAGAGGGAAGGGATCTGGGCCCTAGACTCTAAGAACAAAGAGCCAGCCACCCAtcctgccttcctcccctcctctactCCATGCCCAGCAAGGCTCCTGGCCCCATTCCTTTCATAAGTCACCCCTGCAGGCCCTCCTCAGGGCATCCACAAGCTGAGTCCTGAAGCATCCACCTCACCCCTTCCTGCTTTCAGGCTCCCAATCTCAGCCCAATCACACTATCTGGGTCCAGGGCCTGGTCTGTTTTCTGAGCTACGACCCGGGCCTTtcctcctggccacacactgcccagCATGGCCTGAATGGATCCCTTCCCATCTTCAGCCACATttggttggtgttggtgttgggacACATCTCCCAACACCCCGTGCACCACTCAGTGAAGAAGCTGCATCCCTCCCCAGTCCTCGGCACTGGCAGAGCCTGGAGCAGGGAGCGACTTCTGGAAGGACTAAAGCCAGCGCCGAGCTGCCACCCCAGAAGCAGCGCACCTTCCTGCCGTGGGTATCCAAGATGCTGTGCCGTGACACATCCACCAGCTCTCCCTCCAGCAGGACCCCGTTGCCCCTGAGACAAGAGGAAGAGAAGGGATGGGTCAGCTCTGCCAGAAAATAGCCCCCTTCCAGTGTGATGGCCCAAGATCCGCGAAGCAAGATCCtgacctgtgggggtggggggatggggggcggTGGGAGGGGTGGATTTTATTATCCCAGAGTGGGTGTGCAAGTGAGGGCACTACCAGAGGGCAGTGCTGTTGAGACCAAGCAATGGGCCCCCCTGCAGAGCCCAGAACTCAGTCTTACATACAATAGGCAGAGAACACATTCAGCACTCCCCACTGCTCCTCAGGTGACAAAGACCGTGGGCACGAAGGGTTTTTGTAAACTATCAAAACGTTTACTACATATAAAGGATGTTGCCTTTTTATTAACCGAAAAACAATTTtgggcaggggggggggtgtttctaaAGGGCTATCTATGATCATCCCTTCTCATTGACTTTAAAGCCGTGCATATATTTCTGTTGTCATTCACATCACATAGGGGACGACCTAATGACTCAGGGCCATCAAGTTTGACCCCTAGTGACCCTCTcgaacaggacagaactgccccctgtgggtttcccagactgtcaatgtcttcaggagtggaaagcctcaactttcccctgagaagtcggtggttttgaactctgaccttgggttagcagcatACTACGCCAGCAGTGCTCCTCAACAACCTAACACGGAAGTGGTTGGTGGAGCTGGAGAAACGGGGATGCGGGGACTTAGGATTTTCCTGACCAGACTGAGATGGCAGGGTGGCCCGTGAGATCAGCTGAACCCGAGGTTTTCTGGTTCCACTCTGCATAAAATCAGCACCGGAGGCTCCCTCTTTGGGAATGCAGAAATGGGAGAGAGGCTGAcaaggtgtgtggggtggggggaggaaatcaCGATTGGAAAACAACTCTTATTTTGTCACAACCACCACATACAAAACAGGAGGTAGCATTTGGGTTTCAGGCagtcttggtggcacaatggttaaggcacttggctgctaaaagAAAACAGGGGCCCACCGGCTGTTCCAAAGGAAAAGGCTGGGCAGCCTGCTTCCTGAAGACTGACAGCGTCGGGACGCACGGGGCGGTTCTATTCCGTGCTCCCAGGTCGCTGTGCGCGGGATCGGCTCCaggcaggggtgtgagtggcgtgtCAGTTTGACTGGAAGGGCTCCTTTGCTTTTAGGATCTGGATATCCGCCGGGGCGGGCTCTCCTGCACCCAACTCTGCCCTGGACTCGCCAACTCCCACCGGCACCCCAAGGGCGCGGTCCTTTCTAGAGGGGGTGGGCACCCGTGCAAAGGCCCgcgctggaggagggacagaggTCGGGACAGGTCCGAGCCCGCGGGCAAGCCGGCCTGTGGCCCTGCGCATCTTTGTCTCAGGGGGTGCAGCTCGGGCTGCGGGGCGCGGGCCCGAGAGGGCAATGTGGGCACCCCAATCTTCCCTTCCTCCGTGCCACCCGCAGCCTGGGGAGTTGGGGTGGCGGAGTTGGGGTGGCTCCCAGAGGCGGCGGCGGGGCCTACCCCTGGTGGGCGCCAGGGTCCCAGGCGGCGGGCAGCCGCGCGCTCCGCACCGCCTTGTTCCGGAGGGCGCCGTCCTGGTAGATGCGGCTCATGGCCGCGCCGGGAGGCCCGAGGCGCGAGCCGGCTCCCGGGAGCAGAGGCGCGGGGCGGAGAGTGGCGGAGACGCGCCGGGCCGGGGCTGCGGGTCCGGGAAGGGCGCGGCTCCGCTCGGGCGCGCCCGGGCGGGATTTAAAGGAGCCGAGCTCCATTCCCGCCGGTCCGGCGCGCTGGGAGCGGGCTTCCTGCGCGACGCCCATCGCGGGTTAGGGACCTGCGTCCGCGGGCTCAGGgtactttccctccttccctgcgaGGGGAGGGAGGCCCTTGTCCCAACACACGCACAAAGGAGATATGTAGGAGGATGCGTTTGGGGGGAGCAGGAACGGGGAAGAGGGGGACAGCCCTCAGGAATGACGCTATGCCGACCTGTGCCCTCTCGTGGTCCCACAGTGGCTGAGGAAGGGGCTCCAGAGCTCTGGGACAAATAACTCTGAGCCTGGGAACCTGAGCAAGGATTGGATGCAGCTGTGTGCGCTTGGACGGACTCCTCAACCTCTCTGCGCCCACGCTCCTTCTTCTGTAAAAGGGGGTTGGATGAGTTTACCACTGCCCATCCCTTCCTGTGCTGGCACAGTGGCcctcaggttgaggcagagagaaGGCAGAATCGTTTTTCAAACCTGTCCTGGGAGTGAGCCCAGGAGTGTGTGGGGCTATCCAGGGAGACCTTGTTCTGGCCGAAGGGCTCTTTCAAAGGGAGGTAGCCAGACAGTGTGAGAGCGCTGTGTGCCCTCCCCCTCTCACCTCAGGGTTTCCGTGGGCCCCAGACAACAgccatcctccccctccccccaaataaatATCCTTGTAGTTAGACAAAGATCTTTGTGTCTTATTGACAATGTGGAGGCATTTGCGTAGATCAGAACATTGGGACATGGGTAACATTGTAAAGCACTGTCATTCCAGAACatctattgtgctcatgtggaacctgtagccAGGGACAGTTGTTGGACCAGAACAAGGGGAGACCGTGTGATTTCAATTCACCAAAGAAAGGTCAAGACATTGGGAGGTTTGATGAGATAGTGAATATACAACagatgatttgctctgtaaaccttcacctacttCACACTGAAAagttcaattaaaaagaaaaccaggaaaggtgtatgcCAGGGGTGTACATTTCACCATACTCACTCTGTTTGCTGAAGAGATAGCATGTGAAGCTAGACCATGTGCAGAAGActatggcatcgggattggaggaagactcactagCAAGCTGTGATTTGAAGGTGACACAATCTTGTTGAAAGCAAAAAGgacttgatgaagatcagagaggacagccttcaatatgaatgatgtttcaatttaaagaaaacaaggaGCCTTGGGTGGCCTAATGGTTACAAGttcgtctgctaactgcaaggtcagtagtttgaaaccatcagccgctccgcaggagaaagatgggctttctactcctgtacagagttacagtctcagaagcccacagggactgctctaccctgccctgtcgggttgctatgagtcagcaccaactggagttgtggttgttgttgtaaaGAAAAGAAGATTCCttcctggaccaataaacaacatcatgataaatggagaagagactgaagttgtccaggattgcaTTTTCCTGGGATTCACAATCGAGGTCTGCGAAAGTCAGGAAACCCAATCacgtattgcattggggaaatctgctcctcaaagcatgaaaaaacaaaaatgccatgttgaagattaaggtgcgtcTGCCCTGTTAGATTTCTGGGTTGGTTTACCTTGGCTCTTCTCAACGCTGAAAGGATTCATGGGGCAGA includes these proteins:
- the LOC142456751 gene encoding arpin-like — protein: MGVAQEARSQRAGPAGMELGSFKSRPGAPERSRALPGPAAPARRVSATLRPAPLLPGAGSRLGPPGAAMSRIYQDGALRNKAVRSARLPAAWDPGAHQGGNGVLLEGELVDVSRHSILDTHGRKERYYVLYVQPSSIHRRKFDPKGNELEPNFSATKKVNTGFLMSSYKVEAKGDTDRLTPEALKELVNKPELLALTASLTPDQTVAFWMPEAQMEVMELELGAGLRLKTRGDGPFLESLAKLEAGTVTRCNFAGDGKTGTSWTDNIMAQKSSEGATAEAREQGDGAEDEEWDA